The Cyprinus carpio isolate SPL01 chromosome B17, ASM1834038v1, whole genome shotgun sequence genome has a window encoding:
- the LOC109069324 gene encoding beta-soluble NSF attachment protein-like yields the protein MCFAAVAAGSAFCQAARLHMQMQNKLDSATSLRYAPFHLTAVLHAGNAYKKADPQEAINCLNAAIDIYTDMGRFTIAAKHHMTIAEIYESELVDIEKAIAHYEQAADYYKGEESNSSANKCLLKVGSYSAQLEQYPKAIEIFEQVATSTMDNPLLKYNAKEYFWKAALCHFIVDELNAKLAIEKYEGMFPAFSDSRECKLLKKLLEAHEEQNNEAFTEAVKEFDSISRLDQWQTTMLLRIKKTIQGDGGDLK from the exons ATGTGTTTTGCTGCTGTAGCTGCAGGCAGTGCTTTCTGCCAAGCTGCAAGACTTCACATGCAGATGCAGAACAAACTGGACTCAGCCACCAGTCTTCGTTACGCCCCTTTTCATTTAACGGCTGTCCTGCATGCTGGAAATGCTTATAAGAAGGCAGATCCTCAAG AGGCTATCAACTGTTTAAACGCAGCCATCGATATTTATACAGACATG gGAAGGTTCACGATCGCTGCAAAGCATCACATGACTATTGCAGAGATCTATGAATCCGAGCTAGTGGATATCGAAAAG GCCATCGCCCATTACGAGCAGGCCGCAGACTATTACAAAGGCGAAGAGTCAAACAG CTCTGCTAATAAGTGTCTGCTGAAGGTGGGCTCGTACAGCGCTCAGCTCGAGCAGTATCCCAAAGCCATCGAGATCTTTGAGCAG GTTGCAACCAGCACGATGGACAACCCTCTGCTGAAATACAACGCCAAAGAGTACTTCTGGAAAGCAGCTCTCTGCCACTTCATAGTGGATGAATTAAACGCAAAG CTTGCCATTGAAAAGTATGAAGGGATGTTTCCGGCATTCTCTGATTCAAGAGAGTGTAAGCTGTTGAAA AAACTACTGGAGGCTCATGAGGAGCAGAACAATGAGGCGTTCACTGAAGCC GTGAAGGAGTTTGATTCGATCTCCCGTCTTGACCAGTGGCAGACCACAATGTTGCTGCGTATCAAGAAGACCATCCAGGGTGATGGCGGCGACCTCAAGTGA
- the LOC109069322 gene encoding kelch-like protein 10, translating into MEHKISDTAFNVFDEVRLRGEHTDVIIKVQDTNFKVHKIILCGCSPYFRTLFSTQWINTEEQFYDIPGMSSNTMSLIIQYAYARPVLITEENVPELLAAADQFLISDLIDACCQFLEANLCPENCIGACMLTECFPSCSMLHQKARLYVLQHFEEVLQVSEEFLELPLGHLEEMIAQDELNVKQEEMVFEAIVRWIGHAPENRRKHIAVLLSKVRMGLMSPDYFMTDIRNNALVLESEACSDIVINAMKVIFDLHMEEPASSELVNQLTRPRLPYEILLAIGGWSISNPTNEIEAYDAKADCWVNVTQEDELPRAYHGSVVLDGFVYCLGGFDSENYFSSVRKFNPITQTWQEVAPMYERRCYVSVAVLDGLIYAIGGFNGYGRLKTAERYDTNTNQWTMMASMTERRSDASATSLQGKVYICGGFTGVECLFSAESFDPETNQWSLIAPMRSRRSGVGVITYGNLIYAVGGFDGAARLRSAEAYNPLNDSWHDIRSMINPRSNFGIEVVDDQLVVVGGFNGVGTCRDVECYDRMTNEWDEVCSMSISRSAVSCCVISGLPDVTQYVVDRDSLETSDEESDSD; encoded by the exons ATGGAGCACAAAATAAGTGACACAGCTTTTAACGTGTTTGATGAAGTTCGCTTACGGGGCGAACACACTGACGTCATCATCAAGGTTCAGGACACAAATTTTAAAGTGCACAAGATCATCCTTTGTGGCTGCAGCCCTTATTTTAG GACGCTTTTCTCCACCCAGTGGATCAACACGGAGGAACAATTCTACGATATTCCAGGAATGTCCTCAAACACCATGTCTCTTATTATTCAATACGCATACGCAAGACCAGTCCTCATTACTGAAGAGAACGTGCCAGAGCTCTTAGCAGCTGCTGATCAGTTTTTAATCTCAGATCTTATAGATGCCTGCTGCCAGTTCTTGGAAGCAAACTTATGCCCAGAGAACTGCATTGGCGCCTGCATGTTAACAGAGTGTTTCCCCTCCTGCTCAATGCTCCACCAGAAAGCAAGGCTTTATGTCCTGCAGCACTTTGAGGAGGTGCTGCAAGTATCTGAGGAGTTCCTGGAACTCCCGCTGGGACACCTAGAGGAGATGATTGCTCAGGATGAGCTGAACGTCAAACAGGAGGAAATGGTTTTTGAGGCCATCGTTCGTTGGATTGGACATGCACCTGAAAACAGGAGAAAACACATTGCTGTGCTTCTTTCAAAG GTGCGAATGGGGTTGATGTCACCAGACTACTTCATGACTGACATCAGAAACAATGCATTGGTGTTGGAGAGCGAAGCATGTTCGGACATTGTCATCAATGCAATGAAGGTCATTTTTGACCTCCACATGGAGGAACCCGCCAGCTCAGAGCTCGTTAATCAACTGACACGCCCACGTTTGCCCTATGAGATCCTATTGGCCATCGGGGGGTGGAGCATAAGCAATCCCACCAATGAGATTGAGGCATATGATGCGAAGGCAGACTGTTGGGTCAACGTGACTCAAGAGGATGAGCTTCCCAGAGCCTATCATGGCTCGGTGGTCCTGGATGGGTTCGTCTACTGTCTTGGTGGCTTTGACAGTGAGAATTATTTCAGCAGCGTGAGGAAATTCAATCCCATCACTCAAACTTGGCAAGAG GTGGCCCCCATGTATGAACGGCGATGTTATGTTAGCGTTGCTGTCCTGGATGGCCTCATTTATGCTATTGGAGGTTTTAATGGATACGGACGACTAAAAACAGCAGAACGCTACGACACAAACACCAACCAGTGGACAATGATGGCATCCATGACTGAACGGAGGAGTGACGCCAGCGCCACCTCACTGCAGGGCAAG gTTTATATCTGTGGTGGTTTTACTGGGGTCGAGTGTCTCTTCTCAGCTGAGAGCTTTGACCCCGAAACCAACCAGTGGAGCCTCATCGCTCCCATGAGAAGCCGCCGCAGTGGTGTTGGTGTGATCACTTATGgaaatttaatttatgct GTTGGTGGTTTTGATGGTGCCGCTCGTTTGCGAAGTGCCGAGGCCTACAACCCTCTTAATGACAGCTGGCATGATATACGGTCCATGATTAACCCACGCAGCAACTTCGGCATTGAG GTGGTGGATGATCAGCTGGTTGTTGTCGGGGGGTTTAATGGAGTCGGCACCTGCCGGGATGTGGAGTGTTACGACCGGATGACGAATGAATG GGATGAAGTCTGCAGCATGAGCATTTCCCGCAGTGCTGTAAGCTGCTGTGTGATATCCGGGTTACCTGATGTCACACAGTATGTGGTGGATCGAGACTCTTTAGAGACATCGGATGAGGAGTCTGACAGTGACTGA